The Lathyrus oleraceus cultivar Zhongwan6 chromosome 5, CAAS_Psat_ZW6_1.0, whole genome shotgun sequence genome includes the window GTCCTTTCAACGAGACAATTGTAGATACATTTTCATCCATCTACTATAATTTTGACTCTCATGACCCTTTTGATTTTGTTTACTCCAAATGTTATCGACAACTCCATATACCCTTAAGGTTTGGCATCCGATTCAATCCCCTTAATATTACCATCGTGTTACGATTACAAGTTATGCTTAAGACTTAAGGTGTTAAACATATATGTGTGCATGATATCATAGGAATTTCCCTAGTTGAATAACACATAACGAATATCTAAATCTTCCTTCTCGACTGTTATCAACAAAGGGACATGGTGTTTTGGTAATATATTGATAAATGACTAATTGTAGAAAGACAAGGATGCATAGTCCTTTTGGTTATCAGTTCTAACCCGTCCTTCATTGCGGTGTCTTCCAACTATTTCATCTTAAGGGAATAAAACATCAAGGTAATGAGTGAGAGACACAAACATTTCATTTTGTGTTCGTCAAGGCATTGATGGGTAAACCTTTCCAAGACGTACAAAGTTGTCCTACTACGCAAGCTACAATGTGGATACCGTCTCACTGGTTTAACATTTTGCTTGAAAATGTGAGTTTCAGGAGAAAAGTCAATGACTTCTTTTTTTCTTTGTCTCAACCATCCTATGTAGTCGTTCTAGTTTTGAATTAGTCTTGTTCATTACCAGACATGTAACACCCTATTTTTCtaacttatttatttatttatttgaattTACGTATATTTAATTGTTTAAATCAACTTCTATATGCATTTGAATGTTTTTTAGATGACTAGTATTCATATATGATATTTTGGGTTAGTGGAGCATAGTTCTAGTTATTTAATTAGATAATAGAATTATAATATTAGAGAATAATAAGGATgattattattaaaataaaattagagTCAAAAATGGTATTTTGATAAACAGGGGAATACGTGAGGGCATTGTGAGAATCACTAATTGAGAAGGATTAGGTTTCTAATAAAAAGGAGTTCGTATAGAGTTTTTGGGTTAGTACGTGAAAACTGATCTTGGAAAAGAAGAGACTAGGAGAACCTCTATTGATAGAGCTTGAAGGTGTTTTTGCTGGAAATCCAAGGTAGGGGGGGGGATTACTCTAAATATGATGTTGAATGCATGATTGAGTTGAGGGAAGTCCTTAATTCCATTAGGTTTTCCTCAAAATTTTCCCTTTTGATGAATGATTGATGAATATGAATCGAGTTCTGTGATAGCATGAATTATATGTTGTATTATGTGAATTTCGTGTACCGATTTACCATGGAGATTGTGTGTTCTTGTTAGTGATGATATGAATTGGTGTTTATATGTGTCTGGTGATTTTGATGAACAAAACATGTAAAAACCATGATTAATCGAAGAAAATACATGTTAATTGATAGATAGATGATGTATTGATGTTAGATATTTTTTTCCTAACGTTGTTGATTGATATGAGGGTCGGGAAGCGAAAATCAAAGTTCAAAATTGACCTTCATGGCAAAAATGCAATTTCTGCCTTCTGGTTCAAGGTGACGGGCATTACCCTCATGATGTTACAACTTTAAAGGCACTGACGGGCGTCAACTGCTTAACGGGTAAACTGTCATGGTCCCTAGGCTCAGTTTTTTGGGATGAGCGTCATAGGGATGACGGGTGTGGTGGTGTGGGCAGCGACGGGAAACTCGTCATGCTTCCAAAATGAGTGTCGTTTGCCTAGTTGCATGGAATTGTGTTGTCAGTTCCAATTTTTGAGGTTGTGATGTGATTATACTACTGTTTAGCCACTATTTGGAGATATTTTGGTGTTGTATATTAATTATTGTAGAATTAATCAATTTTTGTGTATTGAGGATGATATTGTGCATAATTATGGTAATTATATGGTGATAATTTTGGTGATATTGCATATTGTtaaaaatcatgcatcatggtgtacgaACTCCGATCTagttttggtgtgctctggtccgATGGTGTGGATTCATGGGCAAGTAGTTGGTTCTAGATGGGAATCGGTGAAGCGTTACTAAAGGTGTTAGCAGCGAATTGGTGTGATCTGGTCCAATGGTGTGGATTCATGAGTGAGTAGTTGGTTCCAAATTGGAATCGATGAAGTGTTACTAAAGGTGTTAGTAGGGAATTGGTATGCTCTAGTTCCAGAGAGGGAATTCACAAGCGAAACGAACTCGTGTTGTTCGTAACGGTACCACATGGATGTAGAATCATGATGTTGAGTACATTACATTCGTTGTTTGTATATGCAATTGAATAACTATGTTGATATTGGTGGTTGAGAATATTTATGTGGTTAGTGTGAATGAATTGTGTTGAAATGATGTGAATGAGATAcatgattgttgatgtttgcttAGGCTACCCTTCATACTTTTTCGCACTATTATATATTTCGAGCGTATTCTCACTCctttgttgtttgtgttgttcTGTGCTCCTTATTGGAGGTATAAATGAACAGATAAATGAGTAGCTTCTAGAAGCTCAAGGATGGCGTTGATGCTATTATTCTTTTTCTGTTTTATGCGATATTTAGATTCTGTTGCTCTGATCTGTAGCACTCGGTGGACGAACGTTATGTTTTATCATTTGTTATTATTTTTGAAGTTGTTAACGTGGAAGACATTTTGCCATAACCAAGTTTTATGCTTAAAAGAAAGTGTTCTGATACTTAATCGTTTGTTAAGTTACTTTATCTGATTTATTTTCCACTGTGATGAGCCTATGTAAAGCCGAGCATGTGATGCGATTGTTTAAGTTATTACATGTTTTATCTAACCCGTGTTACAAAGCAGGTTTATATTATCTTTGCGTGACATCCTATGTGTATAATTGTTTTAAATTAGCATTATTTCGTGTTGGATTTGTTAAGGTGTTACAAACATATTCTAGGAGATTTTTAAGACACAGTTGATGTCTCCTCTTGAAAATATTTCTCCGGCCAACGTCTGCTGCCAAAATTTGCCATTAAAGTGGAATAAAATAGAAACATTAAAGGACATTTCCCACAAAAGACGCTAATTGATCAGACTGCGTACCTTGTTTCAAAAATTCTTTCTCATTGAAGATTAAATGACAAACTTTGATAATCAACTACTCCGGAGGCCAGAGGTACTTGCAAACACTCTAACACTAAAAAAACCTTAGAACCTTCTTCTCGTGACACTTTATCTCCAAAGATAAATTTTGATAGATCATACAATCTTATCATCCAACGATCCAGAACGACCTAGCAACTTACTTGCCTTTGATGTCTTCTAAGTTAACTTTTTTTTTTGGGTTGTCCCTCTACTCTTAGAGTCAAGTCACCCAAAGCTTAGTAGATTGGGAATCAACCAAATTTTATAGACTAAGATATCGTTCCATAACTATTCTCTCCATTGAAGCATATATGTGGCGGAACAAGTTTCACATgataataataaaacaactagTGTTTTTATATCTTTAATCAAATTGTCAATTGTTCCATATTGATTTATACATATTTAAGATACCATCATGTGATTCGTTAGGAGTATTTTTTAATGAGATTAATTATTATGCACTGTCACTGTAAAAAGTTTTAAACTATcaattcatcaccatcatccgtttgcattactttatagatttttaaaataaaagtcaaacttgtttcaATATCCAATGactatgattaactgacggtgtaaaatccttttacactgtcagtgtatttcaattaaatcctttTTTAATCATTGAAGCAAAATATACCTGCATTATTTCAATATGATGTCGCATTGTGGACTTGCTTAAGATACATATGTTGATCTGTACCAATGAAGATGTTCTAAAACATAAAAAAACTACACATTTACTTGACACCGAATATCATGAAACAAGATTTCCTGCAGTAATGGGGTCAAGATATTGTTATATTTTCTATCTCGATCTAATGGTTTAAAGATACTTATTTAATGTTTAATGTATAATTCAAAAGATACTCCGACTAAATCTATATCGTCGAATCTAAATCGAATGACTTTTGATTTATGACAACTTGAGCGCATCGATTTATTGACGGTAGTAATTCATAGTCTAAATATCATGTTAATAATATAATGAATTGAACTTTATATGAATTTATacataattaaaaatattaaaagagTCATTGTTAACTTATGTCATTTGCGATTAAGgacacaatttttttttttttttatattgatcatataatatttttattttaaaaaattaaatacaCAATTTTTAAATAAATGTTTCTATATGTTTGATTCTTAACTTGTGATGAGTTATCATTATCCATATTAAAAAACTGAATTAACAGTACGTGTAATTCTCAGTTTTTGTGTGCTTATTTAACACTTTCATTAATTTGTTTAagtttttatttttgataattaAACCAGTTTTATTTTTCACTATATATTGTTGCTTAAAATATTTGGTCGGAAATTCCCTCCGAGGAAGAACTTTCTTATTTCATTCCCTTTGGTTTATTCTCCTCCTTCTTTTATGCTCTTTATCCGTCACCCTGTTTTCCGttattataattaattattaatttatacGCTTATTTTACAGTTACGCCACGTGTCTATTTCATCGCACTCCTCACATCAATCCATCTCTACCAATAACGATTCATGATTTCTCGGTTCGTTTCGTAATCTGTTATAACCGTTTTTTCACCTCATGATCAACATTTGAAGTAATTGAATTTGAAATTCATGATATTCTTGGTTGATTCTTAACCCTAGTTACCTTAGAGTTCTTGCTAGTataaagaagaagaaaaaggaagGATTCACCATGTCTTCCCCAGGAGTACAGTTACACATCCAAAAACACCATGTAAGTTTACATTCTTTATCATGTTAAGATTATGTGGATTGTGCATTTTAGATCGGAGATGTCGCGGTTAGGTTTATTCAGTTTTATTTTGTTAGTGTTAGTGTTAGTGTTGTGTCTGGTGTATGCGTTGTTGATTTAGAGTAAGATGGATTAGTGTATTGCGGTTTAACTATTTGGCAATGAATGTGCAGGTGGTGATGGATAATGGTATTGTACAAGTTACATTATCGAAACCAGATGGAATTGTCACTGGAATAAGATATAATGGCGTCGACAATTTGCTTGAAGTTCTCAATAAGGAGACTAATAGAGGGTATGTGTTGTTTGGAAATCAGAGGGAGATTTCCCTTTTTAAGACATAATCATAATTTTATCTTTCAATTGAATGTGTAGGTATTGGGATCTTGTTTGGAGTGCACCAGGAGTCAAAGGGGGCTTTGATGTGTATGCCtatactattttattttgttaCAGCTTGAACGAGTCTTTTGATACTATTACGCCAATGATATTAGGGTTTACAATTAAAATGGGAGTGAGTGGTTTTTATCTCACACCAGCTGTCGAATCCCCTCTATTTTTCTTAACTGTTCAGTTGGCAATCCTATCAATTCAGTTTTTGCTTGAGGATAATATTTGAAACAAATGTGAATTCAAGATATTGTGATTCAGGATTAAAGGGACATGTTTCGAAGTTATAGTTCAAAATGAGGATCAGTTGGAGCTATCATTCAAAAGAATGTGGGATCATTCTCTTGAGGGAAAGTATGTCCCCTTGAATATTGACAAAAGGTAATTGCTTAAATTTTGTATATAAGACCTTTTGAAATGATAACTATTGGGTTAATATTTGTAAATGGTTCATTTCAGATTCATTTTGCTCCGTGGTTCATCAGGCTTCTACTCTTATGGAATTTATGAGCACTTACACGGATGGCCAGATTTTGATCTTACTGAAACAAGGATCACTTTCAAGCTTAGAAAAGACAAGTAATCAGTTTTCTTAAAAATTATtgtgtgcgcgtgtgtgtgtAATTCGGATTTCCAGATATAACTTACTTCACAAATCTAGAGACAAAAGTAACATACCATTCTTCTTCTGGATCTTTGGGAATGTTACATTCAAAACAATAGTGGAGTGTGTTGCAATCATTTTTTGCTTTTGAATATTCATCTAATTTAACAACCAAGTTTATAGGTTTCAGTACATGGCTATGGCTGACAATAGGCAAAGGATTATGCCTTTTCCAGAAGATCGGATGCCAGGAAGATGCCAACCCTTGGCCTACCAAGAAGCTGTTCTACTAGTTAATCCTAAGGATCCACGATTGAAAGGAGAGGTACTGGATGCAAATACATTCTGTTAGTATTCTATTTTAGGTCTTATATAAATGCATGCTTGATTTTACATTTGAATAAGTGTATGATTTGACACCGAATATATTCACACCAATAATGGTTCATGGCTTAACTTGTCCCTAATCCCTACTTACGTCAATGACTATTATTTTAAAGTATGGTTAAATTATATTTGGCTGATCAATTCTGCAATAAATAAGGAGAAAAGATGAAATTCATGATTAAATATATtagaaacaaaacaaaaatgCATCTTAAGTAGGATCGGACGGCATGTGAAAGATCGTAAAACTAGGATCGTAGCATGGCACTTAAGATCTTATCGATGGGCAAAATGGTAGTTTGACATACATATACACACAAAAACATGAAAATTATAATACATGGAAAAAGTAACCTATAAATCACAAAATTCAACCAATTTAATTAATAACTCATAACTATCATTCCATAATTTAACAAGTTCAAAAGATTTTGTTCAAAATAAATAGCTCAAAAAACTAATTTAACAAGTTCAAAAGACTTTGTTCAAAATAAATAGCTCAAAAAACATAAATCTAACAAACATGTCTAATTATCTAAGATATTATGTATTCCGATATCATGATAGTCATATAAAAGGCAACTTCAGCACGTAAGATCGTAAGATCTTAAGACCCAACACTCGATCTTAACCCCAAAGTGCACGGAAAAAGTTTTTTCTCAGATCATAGCACTAAAAGACAACTTCAGCACGTAAGATCTTAAGACCCAACACTCGATCTTGACTGCAATGTATATAGACGCAGAATGAAAGTTTATCAACTATTTTCTATTTTAATATTCTCTTTCTGTGTATGAAGTCTTCTATTATGTTCTTATTTGGTTGTAGGTGGATGACAAGTATCAATATTCATGTAAAAATATAGACAATAAAGTCCATGGGTGGATATCTTTCAGTCCATCTGTAGGATTCTGGCAGATCACACCTAGTGATGAGTTTCGTTCTGGTGGACCCTTCAAGCAGAACTTGACCTCTCATGTAGGACCCACCACACTTGCCGTAAGTGAAAGAACGTAGACCATGGTGATAGATTTCCTGCATGGCTATTAAAAGTTGAGCACATTTTACTGTATTATTATTATCTCTTATAACATCACATGTATATTAATTTGGCCTCATCAGATTTTTCTTAGTGGTCACTATGCCGGACAAGATTTGGTACCCAAATGGAGAGGCGGTGAACCATGGAAGAAAGTTTTCGGTCCTGTATATATTTATCTCAATTCTGGATCAACAGGTGATGACCCACTCGTGTTATGGGAGGATGCAAAAATAAAGGTATACCTAATGCACATGTATCCCTTGTACTTTCTTGTTTGAATGTTGATAGTATAGTTCAGTTGGATGCAGTAAGTTTTAAGATAAAGACTGATTTGGACTTATATTCAGATGGCGACCGAAGTTCAAAGCTGGCCATATTTATTCCCCGCTTCAGAGGATTTTTTAAAACCAGATCAACGGGGCAACATTAATGGCCGATTACTTGTCTTAGACAGGTATGCAGACATGATTTTTCCTACTTTGTTCTTGAGGTTTCAATTTTGCATTGTTGGATGAGTATCTTATTTACTTCTCTTAATGTACTAATGTGAACAAGTTGTCGATACTTATAAATCAACAAATTTTTGTAAAAATAAAAGTATCTTATTTACTCGTTAGTATATTGTATGGATACAAGCACAGTTTTCCAAATTATGTTGCAGTTCAAGTTTAGTGCTAACTACTGCAAATTTTTTCGGAATGCATAAATATCACTAAATGAATAAGTAATCAGTTGCTGAGCTGCAACAGGATTATGGTTGTTCGTTTTCCTTGAGtgaaatattttaattatttttaggTACATCAGCACTGACTTAATATCAGCAAATGGTGCTTATGTTGGTCTGGCTCCACCGGGAGATGCAGGATCATGGCAAAGAGAATGCAAGGTGTTCTTGCTTCCTTTGTTGAAACCTAGTATTTTAATTTCATGAGCTGTACTTTTGTAGTTTGTGCTCATCTGTCATTTTCCCTCTCCATTCTGGGACTGGGACTCCAGGGCAGGCCTATTAAACTTTTCTTTGCTCTATAGTATGGGCTATGTTGGCAGCAGCTACTCCTTATGGTTACAGACAGTCTTTAACAATATGATCTGTTTGTCATTTAGTAATTGAAAACAATGTAATAGTCTCACTCTTCACAAATTAATTTGTCCATGTAAACATAATCAACATCATATTGTTTTTCTCATCTTTTGAAAAACATAAATTAACTGAATCACGGTAGTAATAAGAATGCTTTTGTGTGCGTCCAAATAAATTCCTTTCCAGAACATTATTTAACTTCTACTCCTGCCAGGACTATCAATTCTGGACCAGAGCAGACGTGAATGGATTTTTTACGATTAGCAATGTACTTCCAGGTGACTACAACCTTTTTGCTTCGGTGCCTGGTTTTGTTGGAGACTACAAATTCGGTGATCTTGTGAAGATAACCTCAGGTTCATTAGCTTAGTCAAAGTTGAAATCATTTGTCATCATGAAAGACAAATTACATGCTTACTGAACTTGCAATGCAGGTTCTTGCATTGAACTGGGGGAACTTGTATATGAACCTCCAAGGGATGGTCCCACATTGTGGGAAATAGGTATTCCTGATAGATCCGCCGCAGAATTTTATGTTCCTGATCCCAATCCACAATATATTAATAAGCTTTTTATAAATCATCCCGACAGGTTAGCATTGTTTATCTTATTAAAGGCTCATTTCTTCTGTTCCCCCCTCTTATATTGCTAATCCGGATTTTGCTTAATTTTGAATCTGTTGCATATTATAACACAAAAAATTCTGCAATCATGATCCTCCTGTGCATTTATTCTGTTTGCATATGATGAAAATATTTCCTTGATATGTCGTCCTGTTTTTAGATCTTCCGTTTTCTCAAAACCTGTAGGTTCAGGCAGTATGGATTGTGGGACAGATACTCAGAATTATATCCTGATGCGGATTTGGTTTACACAATTGGTGTTAGTGACTATAGG containing:
- the LOC127084124 gene encoding uncharacterized protein LOC127084124 isoform X1 is translated as MISRYLRVLASIKKKKKEGFTMSSPGVQLHIQKHHVVMDNGIVQVTLSKPDGIVTGIRYNGVDNLLEVLNKETNRGYWDLVWSAPGVKGGFDVIKGTCFEVIVQNEDQLELSFKRMWDHSLEGKYVPLNIDKRFILLRGSSGFYSYGIYEHLHGWPDFDLTETRITFKLRKDKFQYMAMADNRQRIMPFPEDRMPGRCQPLAYQEAVLLVNPKDPRLKGEVDDKYQYSCKNIDNKVHGWISFSPSVGFWQITPSDEFRSGGPFKQNLTSHVGPTTLAIFLSGHYAGQDLVPKWRGGEPWKKVFGPVYIYLNSGSTGDDPLVLWEDAKIKMATEVQSWPYLFPASEDFLKPDQRGNINGRLLVLDRYISTDLISANGAYVGLAPPGDAGSWQRECKDYQFWTRADVNGFFTISNVLPGDYNLFASVPGFVGDYKFGDLVKITSGSCIELGELVYEPPRDGPTLWEIGIPDRSAAEFYVPDPNPQYINKLFINHPDRFRQYGLWDRYSELYPDADLVYTIGVSDYRKDWFYAHVPRKREDNTHEGTTWQIKFELSGVNQGTTYKLRVAIASATLAELQIRVNDPNAGRPVFTTGLIGRENSIARLGSHGLYWLYHVNIPSSLLVGGSNTIYFTQPRCTSPFQGFLYDYIRLEGPPCS
- the LOC127084124 gene encoding uncharacterized protein LOC127084124 isoform X2, producing the protein MWDHSLEGKYVPLNIDKRFILLRGSSGFYSYGIYEHLHGWPDFDLTETRITFKLRKDKFQYMAMADNRQRIMPFPEDRMPGRCQPLAYQEAVLLVNPKDPRLKGEVDDKYQYSCKNIDNKVHGWISFSPSVGFWQITPSDEFRSGGPFKQNLTSHVGPTTLAIFLSGHYAGQDLVPKWRGGEPWKKVFGPVYIYLNSGSTGDDPLVLWEDAKIKMATEVQSWPYLFPASEDFLKPDQRGNINGRLLVLDRYISTDLISANGAYVGLAPPGDAGSWQRECKDYQFWTRADVNGFFTISNVLPGDYNLFASVPGFVGDYKFGDLVKITSGSCIELGELVYEPPRDGPTLWEIGIPDRSAAEFYVPDPNPQYINKLFINHPDRFRQYGLWDRYSELYPDADLVYTIGVSDYRKDWFYAHVPRKREDNTHEGTTWQIKFELSGVNQGTTYKLRVAIASATLAELQIRVNDPNAGRPVFTTGLIGRENSIARLGSHGLYWLYHVNIPSSLLVGGSNTIYFTQPRCTSPFQGFLYDYIRLEGPPCS